A window of the Natrinema salifodinae genome harbors these coding sequences:
- a CDS encoding thiolase family protein, which yields MSDKTPVIVSAVRTAQGKEDGALADIRSEDLSIPLVNEMLAETGLAGEDVDDLMWGCAQQREEQRANIARQIALFSELGEGVPATTVDRQCASSAQAIIGAADSIAAGRHDAVIAGGVESMSRVKMGSAGSDDMYPGFDERYGMENLQMGMTAEKVAEEFGISRAEQDEYGARSQRRAVEATEEGRFDDEIVPIKTEDGVHDEDEGLRPGTTTEKLADLPTVFKEDGTVTPGNASQIADGAAGVMLTSRELADERGLEVLAEVGTSYVAGVDPTIMGVGPVPATEGLLERAGRDIDDYGLVEINEAFASQTLYSQRELGIPDNRLNVNGGAIAIGHPLGASGARLPVTLVHEMNRRGVERGIATECVGFGQGAAIEFELP from the coding sequence ATGTCAGACAAAACCCCAGTAATAGTTAGCGCTGTTAGAACTGCTCAAGGAAAAGAGGACGGTGCACTCGCGGATATCCGCAGCGAGGACCTCTCGATTCCGCTGGTCAACGAGATGCTCGCCGAGACCGGCCTGGCGGGCGAGGACGTCGACGACCTGATGTGGGGTTGCGCCCAGCAGCGCGAGGAACAGCGGGCGAACATCGCGCGACAGATCGCGCTCTTCTCGGAACTGGGCGAGGGGGTCCCGGCGACGACCGTCGACCGGCAGTGCGCCTCCTCCGCGCAGGCGATCATCGGCGCCGCGGACTCGATCGCGGCGGGCCGGCACGACGCGGTCATCGCGGGCGGCGTCGAGAGCATGAGCCGGGTCAAGATGGGGTCCGCCGGCAGCGACGACATGTACCCCGGCTTCGACGAGCGCTACGGGATGGAGAACCTCCAGATGGGGATGACCGCCGAGAAGGTCGCCGAGGAGTTCGGTATCTCCCGCGCGGAGCAAGACGAGTACGGCGCCCGCAGCCAGCGGCGCGCGGTCGAGGCCACCGAAGAGGGGCGCTTCGACGACGAGATCGTCCCCATCAAGACCGAGGACGGCGTCCACGACGAGGACGAGGGGCTCCGTCCCGGGACGACCACGGAGAAACTCGCCGACCTCCCGACGGTCTTCAAAGAGGACGGCACGGTGACGCCGGGCAACGCCTCGCAGATCGCCGACGGCGCGGCCGGCGTCATGCTCACCAGCCGTGAACTCGCCGACGAGCGCGGACTGGAGGTCCTGGCGGAAGTCGGCACCAGCTACGTCGCCGGCGTCGACCCGACGATCATGGGCGTCGGCCCAGTCCCCGCCACCGAAGGGCTGCTCGAGCGCGCCGGGCGCGACATCGACGACTACGGCCTGGTCGAGATCAACGAGGCCTTCGCCAGCCAGACGCTGTACTCCCAGCGAGAACTCGGTATTCCGGACAACCGGCTCAACGTCAACGGCGGCGCGATCGCCATCGGCCACCCGCTGGGCGCTTCGGGCGCTCGCCTGCCGGTGACGCTCGTCCACGAGATGAACCGCCGCGGCGTCGAGCGGGGCATCGCGACCGAGTGCGTCGGCTTCGGCCAGGGCGCGGCGATCGAGTTCGAACTGCCGTAA
- a CDS encoding alkaline phosphatase family protein: MRTDLESELRERLCADGYLFPDYDGYCFANVPETVLSALDANVETDDVPPSGDHRPLPADVLDGVGSGNGYDRVLVVLVDGFGLEFWKRHDHPLLDRFEAAGTVSPLTTIYPSETAAALTTFHTGRLPAAHGVLGWDVYDPADDASYEAFTVDVKAGDEPVDRDMQDVFEGQAIYPALTDAGIDCRHVVPFPETYDGATAHTYGGDVDAPAYALDGFESALREAFTAADEPAFLYAYLPQIDAAAHAAGTDSDAYREAVADTFDAIERALSGLPGGDATDAAGSALDETLVLLTADHGHVDTDTARSVDLESFESVMDGLDRHANGEPVRYAGSPRNVHLHLRGGDGVCDRVRSDLADALDARIFSRQAARDRDLFGAGPESDTFRRRLGDLVVCHRDQAVWYGSDSAKFELVGMHGGLHPDEMLVPVAAAELGRLRG; the protein is encoded by the coding sequence ATGCGCACCGACCTCGAGTCCGAACTCCGCGAGCGGCTGTGCGCGGACGGGTACCTCTTCCCCGACTACGACGGCTACTGCTTCGCGAACGTACCCGAGACGGTGCTGTCGGCCCTCGACGCGAACGTCGAGACGGACGACGTCCCGCCGTCCGGCGATCACCGACCGCTTCCCGCCGACGTGCTCGACGGGGTCGGGAGCGGGAACGGATACGACCGCGTTCTGGTCGTCCTCGTCGACGGCTTCGGGCTCGAATTCTGGAAGCGCCACGATCACCCGCTGCTCGATCGATTCGAGGCCGCGGGGACCGTCTCGCCGCTGACGACGATCTACCCCTCCGAGACTGCTGCGGCGCTGACCACCTTCCACACCGGGCGGTTGCCCGCCGCCCACGGCGTCCTGGGCTGGGACGTCTACGACCCGGCGGACGACGCCTCCTACGAGGCCTTCACCGTCGACGTCAAGGCCGGCGACGAGCCGGTCGACCGCGACATGCAGGACGTCTTCGAGGGCCAGGCGATCTATCCGGCCCTCACCGACGCGGGGATCGACTGCCGCCACGTCGTCCCGTTCCCGGAGACCTACGACGGCGCAACTGCACACACCTACGGCGGGGACGTCGACGCGCCGGCGTACGCCCTCGACGGGTTCGAGTCGGCGCTCCGGGAGGCGTTCACCGCGGCCGACGAACCCGCCTTCCTCTACGCGTACCTCCCGCAGATCGACGCCGCCGCGCACGCCGCCGGCACCGACAGCGACGCGTACCGGGAGGCGGTCGCGGACACCTTCGATGCGATCGAGCGCGCGCTCTCGGGGCTCCCGGGGGGCGACGCGACGGACGCGGCGGGATCGGCCCTCGACGAGACGCTCGTCCTCCTGACGGCCGATCACGGTCACGTCGACACCGACACCGCTCGCAGCGTCGACCTCGAATCGTTCGAGTCGGTAATGGACGGTCTCGACCGACACGCGAACGGCGAGCCGGTCCGCTACGCCGGCAGTCCGCGCAACGTCCACCTCCACCTGCGGGGCGGCGACGGCGTGTGCGACCGAGTTCGCTCGGACCTCGCCGACGCCCTCGACGCCCGGATCTTCTCCCGCCAGGCGGCCCGCGACCGCGACCTCTTCGGCGCCGGCCCGGAGAGCGACACCTTCCGTCGTCGGCTCGGCGACCTGGTCGTCTGTCACCGTGACCAGGCGGTCTGGTACGGCAGCGATTCCGCGAAGTTCGAGCTGGTCGGGATGCACGGCGGGCTCCACCCCGACGAGATGCTCGTGCCTGTCGCGGCGGCCGAGCTCGGTCGGCTTCGCGGCTGA
- a CDS encoding DICT sensory domain-containing protein — protein sequence MNSLRDFIEAIERRRKALEVHTDDDAAVTALRRQFDTRNVDVTRRSLGSLGESGFVIVRSADGEFRGAVGLEQFQSILSPEIHPPWKLADDDYDRAELFDFLENTLFTSYSRRQMLATAREIEERAWRVGAGTLYAGFQRATALAEQTEVYDQLASRDSLAVAVFVDDAWDTSLADDVMVASEAGGELGTFWIVAFDGGGNELDACALLAEERDEGQYYGFWTYDPATVDELISYLETTYDVS from the coding sequence GTGAACTCGCTTCGGGACTTCATCGAGGCGATCGAACGCCGGCGCAAGGCCCTCGAGGTCCACACGGACGACGACGCGGCCGTCACGGCGCTTCGCCGCCAGTTCGACACGCGAAACGTCGACGTGACCCGCCGTTCGCTCGGCTCGCTCGGCGAGTCGGGGTTCGTGATCGTTCGGAGCGCCGACGGCGAGTTCCGCGGCGCGGTGGGGCTCGAGCAGTTCCAATCGATCCTCTCGCCGGAGATCCACCCGCCGTGGAAACTCGCCGACGACGATTACGACCGGGCGGAGCTGTTCGACTTCCTCGAGAACACCCTGTTTACGTCCTACAGCCGGCGCCAGATGCTGGCGACCGCCCGCGAGATCGAAGAACGGGCCTGGCGCGTCGGCGCCGGCACGCTGTACGCGGGGTTCCAGCGCGCGACCGCGCTCGCCGAACAGACCGAGGTCTACGACCAGTTAGCGAGCCGCGATTCGCTCGCGGTAGCGGTGTTCGTCGACGACGCGTGGGACACCTCGCTCGCCGACGACGTGATGGTCGCGTCCGAGGCCGGCGGTGAACTCGGCACGTTCTGGATCGTGGCGTTCGACGGCGGCGGCAACGAACTGGACGCCTGCGCGTTACTCGCCGAAGAGCGCGACGAGGGCCAGTACTACGGATTCTGGACGTACGATCCGGCGACGGTCGACGAGCTGATCTCGTACCTCGAGACGACCTACGACGTCTCGTAG
- a CDS encoding DUF7344 domain-containing protein: MGKKRIEPDLVTLQAAADELPVDRVVRLLADPAARYAIVLLHDEPTRTLEELADVVTGKTASVEGMIATPADRDRVRIRLYHVILPRLDTLGFAAFDADAKAVTDADIPDAVTDALGVTDSSP; encoded by the coding sequence ATGGGCAAGAAACGGATCGAACCCGACCTGGTGACCCTGCAAGCGGCCGCTGACGAGCTTCCGGTCGACCGAGTGGTCCGCCTGCTCGCCGATCCCGCCGCCCGCTACGCGATCGTCTTGCTCCACGACGAGCCGACGCGGACGCTCGAGGAGCTCGCCGACGTTGTCACGGGCAAGACGGCCAGCGTCGAAGGGATGATCGCTACCCCGGCGGACCGCGATCGGGTTCGGATCCGGTTGTATCACGTGATCCTTCCTCGGCTCGATACGCTGGGGTTCGCCGCGTTCGACGCCGACGCGAAGGCCGTTACCGACGCCGACATTCCGGACGCGGTCACCGACGCCCTGGGGGTGACCGACTCATCGCCATGA
- the aroC gene encoding chorismate synthase, producing MNGNRFGRLFQVTTFGESHGEAMGCTISGCPAGLELSEEDIQEDLDRRKPGQSMITTSRGEPDAVSIKSGVQDGYTTGTPIGLVIQNKDARSGKYEPFITAPRPSHGDFTYSAKFGTRNWGGGGRSSARETVNWVAAGAIAKQLLEREGIELKAHVNQIGDIEAPEVSFEEIKEHSEENDVRCAHPETADAMQDLIADYQDEGDSIGGSIYFEAQGVPRGLGAPRFDSLSARLGQAMMAIPATTAFEFGLGREAREWTGKERNDDWEFDDEGDPTPVENDHGGIQGGISSGEPIYGEVTLHAPTSIPKPQQTADWETGELKEEKVIGRHDPVLPPRGVPVVEAMLALTLVDFMLLSGRLNPDRVDDQPGEYDTDYHPSNPRNE from the coding sequence ATGAACGGCAACCGCTTCGGTCGCCTCTTTCAGGTGACCACGTTCGGCGAGAGCCACGGGGAGGCGATGGGTTGTACCATCTCGGGCTGCCCTGCCGGCCTCGAACTCTCCGAAGAGGACATCCAGGAGGACCTCGATCGCCGGAAACCAGGCCAGTCGATGATCACGACCAGCCGCGGCGAACCCGACGCCGTCTCGATCAAGTCCGGCGTTCAGGACGGCTACACCACCGGAACGCCGATCGGCCTGGTCATCCAGAACAAGGACGCCCGATCGGGCAAGTACGAGCCATTCATCACCGCGCCCCGTCCCAGCCACGGCGACTTCACCTACTCGGCGAAGTTCGGCACGCGCAACTGGGGTGGCGGCGGCCGCTCGTCGGCCCGAGAGACCGTCAACTGGGTCGCGGCGGGCGCGATCGCAAAGCAACTCCTCGAGCGCGAGGGAATCGAACTCAAGGCCCACGTCAACCAGATCGGCGACATCGAGGCCCCCGAGGTGAGCTTCGAGGAGATCAAAGAGCACTCCGAAGAGAACGACGTGCGGTGTGCCCACCCCGAGACCGCCGACGCGATGCAGGACCTGATCGCCGACTATCAGGACGAAGGCGACTCCATCGGCGGGAGCATCTACTTCGAGGCCCAGGGCGTCCCCCGCGGGCTCGGCGCGCCGCGGTTCGACTCGCTGTCCGCGCGGCTCGGCCAGGCGATGATGGCGATCCCGGCCACGACGGCCTTCGAGTTCGGCCTCGGCCGCGAGGCGCGCGAGTGGACCGGCAAGGAGCGCAATGACGACTGGGAGTTCGACGACGAGGGCGACCCGACGCCCGTCGAGAACGACCACGGCGGCATTCAGGGCGGCATCTCCTCCGGCGAGCCGATCTACGGCGAGGTGACGCTGCACGCGCCGACGTCCATCCCGAAGCCCCAGCAGACGGCCGACTGGGAGACCGGCGAACTAAAAGAGGAGAAGGTCATCGGCCGCCACGACCCCGTGTTGCCGCCTCGCGGCGTCCCCGTCGTCGAGGCGATGCTCGCGCTGACGCTGGTCGACTTCATGCTGCTGTCGGGCCGGCTCAACCCCGACCGCGTTGACGACCAGCCCGGCGAGTATGACACGGATTACCACCCGAGCAACCCGCGGAACGAGTAG